Proteins encoded in a region of the Spiroplasma endosymbiont of Amphimallon solstitiale genome:
- the rny gene encoding ribonuclease Y: MEKNMLAILSNISSQQFGMWVGISIFLAMIVGIIAGFLIRKMYLKIKEQQSFTNILKREKESQKLIQSSRADAKIEISKMKKDLYLEIEYRKEQNLEYEKLLNKRERKLSEREEIIETQTQNLYHQREIVKNVKLEYHQKIDQIIMELEKISGMSRNEAKDELFSKLKEKLSLEFNKIIKNHEYNIKLQSKELANNIVSEAIERYASNFIVDKSISYVKLPNEEMKGRIIGKEGRNIKSFELTAGVDIIIDDTPETIQISSFNPIRREIATRALEDLVKNGRIHPIRIEEILRFHEQELNEGFKVDGKKIIDELKLTGFEPELVSYIGRLKYRTSYGQNVLLHSFEVAKLAGAMAAELGLDVNIAKCAGLLHDIGKAADYELEGSHVYNGVILAKKYGESDIIINAIHSHHGDVAKDNVYSSLVSAADTLSAARAGSRNNSLEEFITRIKEIEDLCKSVKGVEKAYAVQAGRQIRVIVDPKVINDFDAHILARNLKQKFFNFVEK, encoded by the coding sequence ATGGAAAAAAATATGTTAGCTATATTATCAAATATAAGTAGTCAACAGTTTGGAATGTGAGTAGGTATATCAATTTTTCTAGCAATGATAGTAGGGATAATTGCTGGATTTCTAATTAGAAAAATGTATTTAAAAATTAAAGAACAACAAAGTTTTACTAATATTTTAAAGAGAGAAAAAGAATCTCAAAAATTAATTCAATCCTCAAGAGCCGATGCAAAAATTGAAATAAGTAAAATGAAAAAAGATTTGTATTTAGAGATTGAATATCGTAAAGAACAAAATTTAGAATATGAGAAACTTTTAAATAAAAGAGAACGCAAATTAAGTGAACGTGAAGAAATAATTGAAACACAAACACAAAATCTTTATCATCAACGTGAAATTGTAAAAAATGTTAAATTAGAATATCATCAAAAAATTGATCAAATTATTATGGAATTAGAAAAAATTTCTGGTATGAGTCGAAATGAAGCAAAAGATGAATTGTTTAGTAAATTAAAAGAAAAATTATCATTAGAATTTAATAAAATTATTAAAAATCATGAATATAATATTAAACTTCAATCTAAAGAGTTAGCCAATAATATTGTTAGTGAAGCAATAGAACGTTATGCAAGTAATTTTATTGTTGATAAGTCAATATCATATGTTAAGTTACCTAATGAAGAAATGAAAGGCAGAATTATTGGTAAAGAGGGTAGAAATATTAAATCTTTTGAGTTAACAGCAGGTGTAGATATTATCATTGATGATACGCCAGAAACAATTCAAATTTCTTCATTTAATCCGATCAGAAGAGAAATTGCAACTAGAGCTTTAGAAGATTTAGTTAAAAATGGAAGAATTCATCCAATTAGAATTGAAGAAATCTTGAGATTTCATGAGCAGGAATTAAATGAAGGTTTTAAAGTTGATGGTAAAAAAATTATTGATGAGTTAAAATTAACTGGTTTTGAACCAGAGTTAGTATCTTATATTGGAAGATTAAAATATCGTACAAGTTATGGTCAAAATGTTTTATTGCATTCCTTTGAAGTTGCCAAACTTGCAGGAGCAATGGCAGCTGAATTGGGTTTAGATGTTAATATTGCAAAATGTGCTGGTTTATTACATGATATTGGTAAAGCCGCTGATTATGAATTAGAAGGTTCACATGTTTATAATGGTGTGATTTTAGCAAAAAAATATGGTGAAAGTGATATTATTATTAATGCTATTCATTCTCATCATGGTGATGTTGCAAAAGATAATGTTTATTCTTCTTTAGTTTCAGCTGCTGATACATTATCAGCAGCTAGAGCTGGTTCAAGAAATAATTCATTAGAAGAATTTATAACTAGAATTAAAGAAATTGAAGATTTGTGTAAATCTGTTAAAGGCGTAGAAAAAGCATATGCTGTTCAGGCAGGAAGACAAATTAGAGTTATTGTTGATCCTAAAGTTATTAATGATTTTGATGCTCATATATTAGCAAGAAACTTAAAACAAAAATTCTTTAATTTTGTAGAAAAGTAA
- the recA gene encoding recombinase RecA yields the protein MEINIKEKEQLLEKAIKQIEKEFGKGAIMLLSDSSIGDIEVISSGSILLDDILGVKGFPKGRIIEVYGSESAGKTTLALMALAEVQKQNGRIAFIDAEHALDRQYSQKLGVDISRLLITQPDSGEQALEILDILVKSEALDMIVVDSVAALVPQIELDGDMNDQTIGAQARLMSKALRKISGSIAKTNCIVLFINQIREKVGIIYGNPEITPGGKALHFYSTIRLEVRKGEQLIKSNQIIGHKIKIKVVKNKVAPPFKTASLDFCFEEGFSKISEIITIAVEKEVINKSGGWYTYEDVKLGEGKIKAKESLEANTFLLEQIKERIKF from the coding sequence ATGGAAATAAACATTAAAGAAAAAGAGCAATTATTAGAAAAGGCCATTAAGCAAATTGAAAAAGAATTTGGCAAAGGTGCTATTATGTTACTAAGTGATAGTAGTATTGGCGATATTGAAGTTATTAGTTCAGGAAGTATATTATTAGATGATATTTTAGGTGTTAAAGGTTTTCCAAAAGGTCGTATTATTGAAGTTTATGGATCAGAATCTGCAGGTAAAACTACATTAGCATTAATGGCTTTAGCAGAAGTTCAAAAACAAAATGGTAGAATAGCATTTATAGATGCTGAACATGCATTAGATCGTCAATATAGTCAAAAATTAGGTGTTGATATTAGTCGTTTATTAATTACACAACCAGATTCAGGAGAACAAGCATTAGAAATACTAGATATTCTTGTTAAATCAGAAGCTTTAGATATGATTGTTGTTGATTCAGTAGCTGCATTAGTTCCACAAATTGAACTTGATGGTGATATGAATGATCAAACAATTGGTGCTCAAGCGCGATTAATGTCTAAAGCATTACGAAAAATTAGTGGAAGTATCGCAAAAACTAATTGTATTGTTTTATTTATTAATCAAATTCGAGAAAAAGTTGGTATTATATATGGTAATCCTGAAATAACACCCGGAGGAAAAGCATTACATTTTTATAGTACAATTAGACTAGAAGTACGTAAAGGTGAACAATTAATCAAAAGTAATCAAATAATTGGTCATAAAATAAAAATAAAAGTTGTAAAAAATAAAGTAGCACCACCATTTAAAACAGCAAGTCTTGATTTTTGTTTTGAAGAAGGATTTTCAAAAATTAGTGAAATCATTACAATTGCTGTTGAGAAAGAAGTTATTAATAAATCTGGTGGCTGATACACTTATGAAGATGTAAAATTAGGAGAAGGAAAAATAAAAGCAAAAGAAAGTTTAGAAGCAAATACTTTTCTTTTAGAACAAATTAAGGAACGAATCAAGTTTTAA
- a CDS encoding nicotinamide-nucleotide amidohydrolase family protein: MTELLVLLDKFNFRISCCESITGGLFAQEITSIAGASKYFSGGFITYTNESKINIVKIKKTTIEKYGVISKQCAIEMALNTQKILKTNIAISFTGNAGPNALENKRLV, translated from the coding sequence ATGACTGAACTTTTAGTTTTATTAGATAAATTTAATTTTAGAATTAGTTGTTGTGAAAGTATTACTGGTGGACTTTTTGCTCAAGAGATTACTAGTATTGCTGGTGCTTCTAAATATTTTAGTGGTGGTTTTATAACGTATACTAATGAATCAAAAATCAATATTGTTAAAATTAAAAAAACAACCATTGAAAAATATGGTGTAATAAGTAAACAATGTGCTATAGAAATGGCTTTAAATACACAAAAAATTTTAAAAACAAATATTGCTATTAGTTTTACTGGAAATGCAGGACCTAATGCTCTAGAAAATAAACGGTTGGTTTAG